One window from the genome of Spiractinospora alimapuensis encodes:
- a CDS encoding NAD-dependent protein deacetylase yields the protein MTESTEVGELAAQVRAVLGDGPTAVLTGAGLSTDSGIPDYRGPDSPPRQPMTYQQFVGDASFRRHYWARNHVGWHHMRAARPNPGHRALVALERRGQLTGVITQNVDTLHEVAGSHRTIDLHGRYDRVICLSCRQVTRRAELADRLRTLNPDFSTAVPEIEIAPDADAAVGSTEGFRVADCVDCAGILKPDIVYFGENVPKARVARCYATIDAADALLVAGSSLTVWSGLRFVKYAARQGKPVVLLNRGPTRGDPWATLRIDAGCSPVLTALAAG from the coding sequence CTGACGGAATCCACCGAGGTGGGAGAGCTCGCGGCACAGGTCCGCGCCGTGCTCGGCGACGGGCCGACAGCGGTCCTCACGGGTGCCGGACTCTCCACCGACTCCGGGATCCCCGACTACCGAGGACCCGACTCGCCACCACGCCAGCCCATGACCTATCAGCAGTTCGTCGGCGACGCGAGCTTCCGCCGCCACTACTGGGCCCGCAACCACGTCGGCTGGCACCACATGCGCGCCGCGCGGCCCAATCCCGGACACCGGGCTCTGGTCGCGCTGGAACGACGGGGCCAGCTCACCGGAGTCATCACCCAGAACGTCGACACGCTGCACGAGGTCGCGGGAAGCCACCGCACCATCGACCTCCACGGCCGCTACGACCGCGTCATCTGCCTGAGCTGCCGCCAGGTGACGCGGCGGGCCGAACTCGCCGACCGACTCCGGACCCTCAACCCCGACTTCTCCACCGCGGTGCCCGAGATCGAGATCGCCCCCGACGCGGACGCGGCAGTGGGGTCCACGGAGGGGTTCCGCGTCGCTGACTGCGTCGACTGCGCTGGGATACTCAAACCGGACATCGTCTACTTCGGGGAGAACGTCCCCAAGGCGCGGGTGGCGCGGTGTTACGCGACCATCGACGCCGCCGACGCGCTCCTGGTCGCCGGATCGTCGCTCACGGTGTGGTCGGGTCTGCGATTCGTGAAGTACGCCGCGCGGCAGGGGAAGCCCGTGGTGCTGCTCAACCGGGGACCGACCCGAGGGGATCCCTGGGCCACGCTGAGGATCGACGCCGGCTGCTCACCGGTACTCACCGCACTCGCCGCGGGATGA
- a CDS encoding PadR family transcriptional regulator yields MAKRRAMSNLLGLALLSLLMPGHPMHPYQMAAALRRTGKWDDMGAKTGSLYTVVRNLERHGFIAASDSYREGRRPERTEYTITPAGLRELEDWLRDLVAHPDHPYSGFEAALSVLGALPPDQAVELLRERLRALEADVERRREALREHRAAVQRIFLIDAELTLAMREAESAWVRALVHDLDSGSLEGLDGWRALHASGTTSSQFTELLSEEGPTTT; encoded by the coding sequence ATGGCCAAACGTCGGGCGATGTCGAACCTGTTGGGGTTGGCACTGCTGTCTTTGCTGATGCCGGGACATCCGATGCACCCCTACCAGATGGCCGCCGCCCTACGCCGGACCGGCAAGTGGGACGACATGGGGGCGAAGACGGGTTCGCTCTACACCGTGGTTCGCAACCTGGAACGACATGGGTTCATCGCGGCGAGCGACAGCTACCGGGAAGGGCGCCGGCCGGAGCGCACGGAGTACACCATCACGCCGGCCGGACTGCGCGAGCTCGAGGACTGGCTGCGTGATCTTGTGGCACACCCGGACCACCCGTACTCCGGTTTCGAGGCCGCGCTGTCGGTGCTCGGCGCGCTCCCCCCGGACCAGGCGGTCGAGCTTCTTCGCGAGCGGTTGCGCGCGTTGGAGGCGGACGTGGAGCGTCGCCGGGAGGCCCTGCGGGAACACCGTGCCGCGGTACAGCGGATCTTCTTGATCGATGCCGAGCTCACGCTGGCGATGCGGGAGGCCGAGTCCGCGTGGGTGCGGGCACTCGTCCACGATCTCGACTCGGGCTCGCTCGAGGGTCTGGACGGCTGGCGCGCGCTGCACGCCAGCGGAACCACCTCGTCCCAGTTCACCGAGCTGCTGTCGGAGGAGGGACCCACCACGACCTGA
- a CDS encoding protein kinase domain-containing protein yields MSDGARLVAGYHRLEVVYRGETSTIYRGLPDGGSDPVAIKVLRDPAGVDEVDQLTTLSGAPGIVAALDNGQTSSGRTYVVMPFYDGDYAARLAHHPIPLTEVVLAAWSVANALTAMHERGLLHHGVQPSNVLYSRDTTVLADFGSTAPVTDTPEPPGPDAYEVPHAPPEALRGDPPSPASDVYRLASTVWTLLGGHLPYVDAAGTRVDPFDYRDRALATPPPRIPRADVPQTLRDVVQRAMSVEPSDRFATATDFATALITAHPAASAFLAPIPRAPEAGPAGAVADPRHTTPIAPGGTSPDGEANGGDEGRADSPSSARGDTERLGAATGDDVGAADPPEVAQAEGGGVPGSAVSSGGGSLPASPARDDVGDSAESAAPASDLTDTDDVGAGEGTASPPRASATPLSDDARGARDTMEATTDRPDAGPATTRSTPPSSPGDDEHTGDSPPDVSSVAEGTAASGPSTGGATERRDPDTTDGVGADGVVSPDTSATSSPNSADAPATTTPPAGDSPDAIPPTPSHEDAQDAGAAPTHSTEADADSDRAGEGTSNPGHASMDPLPDDIRDTKDRAEATSHRPGAGPATESTPPSSPGDDVHTGEPAADTSATSSPTNADAPATSTPADADDSPDAAPTAPSRNGSTEEDAGDVGARAGDAVQTTAVPPDASAIEKGAVSPVPSARGAAERRGPGTTDGADTGEAVSPDAADASASSTPDDADDSSVAKPLTPAREGTQDARPNEADADPHGDKETSSPSPSSADEEGTGGSTPDTTPEHAAAQEAEGPSTGQRETSTVPADASANSSPNDVHGPDTTTPPDGGTAPTHATPADVGDSSDATPLTPTRGDAQDTRSSEAAAGDVGADAGARLDTTSPPPDASAEEGITVPRSSPREEAERQGADTMDGVSTPSSPEGAQTGKGNTPQPPPPADSGGAVSPDAADASAGSSPDDVGGPATPTPTDVEGSSDTEESASTSSDADSHRDTSGEDTGESSPDVSSGLAADGRNDGPAVSRPGAHTARASSGAPGDAGAVTGAGATSTGPSSNGGDESSTTSSGDGSASAGSTPGDVSDGKNASGSASERPGSGSRRAAIRRRGTRRTARARTASSPEGERDDDGNSPSASHSPSNASTASGDSTSADPEADGDPVKGRSKGASTSAHGSSSADTEEEDNAQRSDSDSGDADGRTPPSKEAITALVEQLRQATDNARTGAGGSSRPEDAWAALPGWSGSSAAPPPAPAGPPQQAQPGPPESAPTVPAEPSAPPRMEAGPPVGHQPGPSAPAPAPPPPPDYSGIAAPARQRPALIAVAVIAIGFLAVTAAAIAFLRPGLGGDLIASIRGSDGAGGDTQAEDDMSTPLEQAPDAPPAPPAEGNPEAAPTDVEIVEDLGHEVVLSWTDNTDGSGSHHVVGGQSGAVPGNLVDADPGETEVRVSGLNTGVDYCFTVISVLSVDDVGSAEQVCTTRETDGEQA; encoded by the coding sequence ATGAGCGACGGCGCCCGTCTCGTTGCCGGGTATCACCGCCTGGAGGTGGTGTACCGGGGGGAGACGTCGACGATCTACCGCGGTCTCCCCGACGGTGGCTCGGACCCGGTGGCGATCAAGGTCCTGCGGGATCCGGCTGGGGTGGACGAGGTCGACCAGCTCACCACCCTGTCCGGAGCACCGGGGATCGTGGCCGCACTCGACAACGGGCAGACGTCGTCGGGGCGCACCTACGTGGTGATGCCGTTCTACGACGGTGACTACGCCGCGCGGCTGGCCCACCATCCCATCCCGCTGACCGAGGTCGTCCTCGCGGCCTGGTCGGTCGCCAACGCCTTGACGGCCATGCACGAGCGGGGGCTACTGCACCACGGTGTGCAACCCAGCAACGTGCTGTACTCGCGGGACACCACCGTCCTCGCCGACTTCGGCTCGACCGCGCCGGTGACGGACACCCCCGAGCCGCCCGGCCCCGACGCCTACGAGGTTCCCCACGCCCCGCCCGAGGCCCTGCGCGGCGATCCCCCGTCCCCCGCCTCGGACGTGTACCGTCTCGCGTCCACCGTGTGGACTCTCCTGGGCGGCCATCTCCCGTACGTCGACGCGGCCGGCACCCGCGTGGACCCCTTCGACTACCGTGACCGGGCGCTCGCCACTCCGCCCCCACGAATCCCGCGCGCCGACGTCCCCCAGACGCTGCGCGACGTCGTACAGCGAGCGATGTCGGTGGAGCCGAGCGACCGGTTCGCCACCGCCACGGACTTCGCGACAGCCCTGATCACCGCCCACCCCGCCGCCTCGGCGTTCCTCGCCCCCATCCCTCGTGCGCCAGAGGCCGGACCGGCAGGCGCGGTCGCGGACCCTCGCCACACCACCCCCATCGCTCCCGGCGGGACCTCGCCGGACGGTGAAGCCAACGGCGGCGACGAAGGCCGCGCCGACTCGCCGTCTTCGGCGCGCGGGGACACCGAGCGGCTCGGCGCTGCCACGGGGGATGACGTCGGCGCCGCGGATCCTCCGGAAGTTGCCCAGGCCGAAGGTGGGGGTGTGCCCGGCTCGGCCGTGTCGTCCGGCGGCGGCTCCCTCCCAGCGAGCCCCGCCCGCGACGACGTTGGCGACTCTGCGGAATCGGCAGCACCCGCCTCCGACCTCACCGACACCGACGATGTCGGAGCCGGTGAGGGGACCGCGAGCCCGCCCCGCGCGTCCGCCACCCCCTTGTCGGACGACGCGCGCGGCGCAAGGGACACGATGGAGGCCACAACCGACCGGCCCGACGCCGGTCCAGCGACGACGCGGAGCACTCCACCGTCGTCACCAGGGGACGACGAGCACACCGGCGACTCCCCACCTGACGTGTCCTCAGTAGCCGAAGGCACTGCCGCGTCTGGGCCATCGACAGGCGGGGCCACCGAACGGCGAGATCCCGACACGACGGACGGAGTGGGCGCCGACGGGGTGGTTTCCCCCGACACCTCCGCCACCTCATCGCCGAACAGTGCCGATGCCCCGGCCACGACCACGCCTCCCGCCGGCGACTCGCCGGACGCGATACCCCCCACGCCTTCCCACGAAGACGCACAGGACGCTGGCGCGGCCCCCACCCACTCGACCGAGGCGGACGCCGACAGCGACCGAGCCGGCGAGGGGACCTCTAACCCGGGCCACGCGTCTATGGACCCCTTGCCGGACGACATACGCGACACAAAGGACAGAGCGGAGGCCACAAGCCACCGGCCCGGCGCCGGTCCGGCGACGGAGAGCACTCCACCGTCCTCACCAGGGGACGACGTGCACACCGGCGAACCCGCAGCCGACACCTCCGCCACCTCGTCACCGACCAATGCCGACGCCCCGGCCACGTCCACGCCTGCCGATGCCGATGACTCGCCGGACGCGGCACCCACCGCCCCTTCCCGGAATGGCTCGACCGAGGAGGATGCCGGCGACGTCGGGGCTCGCGCGGGGGACGCGGTGCAGACCACAGCCGTTCCGCCCGACGCGTCCGCCATAGAGAAAGGCGCCGTCTCCCCAGTGCCGTCGGCGCGCGGCGCCGCCGAACGGAGAGGTCCCGGCACGACGGACGGGGCGGACACCGGCGAGGCGGTTTCCCCCGACGCCGCCGACGCGTCCGCCAGCTCAACGCCGGACGACGCCGACGACTCGTCGGTCGCGAAACCCCTCACCCCTGCCCGGGAAGGCACACAGGACGCCCGACCGAACGAGGCGGACGCCGACCCCCATGGGGACAAGGAGACGAGTTCCCCCTCACCATCCTCTGCTGACGAGGAAGGCACGGGTGGATCCACCCCCGACACGACTCCGGAGCACGCGGCAGCGCAGGAGGCCGAAGGGCCGTCCACTGGCCAACGAGAGACGAGCACCGTGCCGGCCGACGCGTCCGCCAACTCATCGCCGAACGACGTCCACGGTCCGGACACGACCACGCCTCCCGACGGCGGCACCGCACCAACGCACGCCACGCCTGCCGACGTGGGCGACTCCTCGGACGCGACCCCCCTTACCCCTACTCGGGGAGACGCACAGGACACCCGGTCGAGCGAGGCGGCCGCCGGCGACGTCGGAGCTGATGCGGGGGCCAGGTTGGACACCACATCCCCGCCGCCCGACGCGTCGGCCGAAGAAGGCATCACCGTCCCGAGGTCTTCGCCGCGCGAGGAAGCCGAACGGCAAGGTGCGGACACGATGGACGGGGTATCCACCCCGTCCTCACCGGAGGGCGCACAGACCGGGAAGGGGAACACCCCCCAACCACCACCCCCTGCGGACTCCGGCGGGGCGGTATCCCCCGACGCCGCCGACGCGTCCGCCGGCTCCTCGCCGGACGATGTCGGCGGTCCGGCTACGCCCACGCCTACCGACGTGGAGGGCTCGTCAGACACGGAGGAATCCGCCTCCACGTCTTCCGACGCCGACTCCCACCGCGACACGTCTGGGGAGGACACCGGTGAATCCTCCCCAGACGTGTCATCGGGGCTCGCCGCCGATGGCCGGAACGACGGTCCCGCCGTCAGTCGCCCAGGAGCGCACACCGCCCGAGCCAGCTCCGGAGCTCCGGGTGACGCGGGCGCCGTGACGGGCGCTGGCGCCACATCCACCGGCCCATCGTCGAACGGCGGGGACGAATCCTCGACCACGTCGTCCGGCGATGGCTCCGCGTCCGCCGGCTCCACCCCGGGCGATGTGAGTGACGGGAAGAACGCTTCGGGATCCGCCTCCGAACGCCCCGGCTCGGGATCACGGCGCGCGGCCATCCGACGGCGGGGCACCCGTAGGACCGCCAGAGCACGGACCGCGAGCTCCCCCGAAGGGGAGCGAGACGACGACGGGAATTCGCCGAGTGCCAGTCACTCGCCCTCCAACGCCTCGACGGCATCCGGGGACTCGACCTCAGCGGACCCCGAAGCGGACGGCGATCCCGTGAAGGGCCGGTCGAAGGGCGCGAGCACCTCGGCTCATGGCTCCTCCTCGGCTGACACCGAGGAGGAAGACAACGCCCAACGGTCGGACTCGGACTCCGGCGACGCCGACGGTCGCACGCCTCCGTCGAAGGAGGCGATCACCGCGCTGGTCGAACAGTTGCGGCAGGCGACGGACAACGCACGGACGGGGGCTGGCGGGAGCTCGCGGCCGGAAGACGCATGGGCGGCGTTGCCGGGGTGGAGTGGGTCGAGTGCCGCACCGCCCCCCGCGCCGGCCGGCCCGCCGCAACAGGCGCAACCAGGGCCCCCTGAGTCGGCCCCGACGGTTCCGGCGGAGCCCTCAGCGCCACCGCGGATGGAGGCGGGGCCGCCAGTGGGTCATCAACCTGGCCCGTCGGCCCCGGCGCCCGCTCCGCCGCCTCCCCCGGACTACTCCGGGATCGCCGCTCCGGCTCGGCAGCGGCCCGCGTTGATCGCGGTCGCCGTGATCGCGATCGGGTTCCTCGCGGTGACCGCCGCGGCGATCGCCTTCCTGCGGCCCGGTCTCGGCGGTGACCTCATCGCCTCCATTCGGGGCTCGGACGGGGCCGGCGGCGACACTCAGGCCGAGGACGACATGTCCACGCCGTTGGAGCAGGCCCCGGACGCTCCTCCGGCGCCCCCCGCGGAGGGGAACCCCGAGGCGGCTCCCACCGATGTGGAGATCGTGGAGGATCTCGGCCACGAGGTGGTGCTGTCCTGGACGGACAACACCGACGGCTCGGGCTCGCACCACGTCGTTGGTGGTCAGAGCGGGGCGGTCCCGGGGAACCTCGTGGACGCTGATCCCGGTGAGACCGAGGTCCGGGTGAGTGGTCTGAACACCGGCGTGGACTACTGCTTCACCGTCATCTCCGTGCTCAGTGTGGACGACGTGGGCAGCGCGGAGCAGGTCTGCACCACCCGTGAGACCGACGGAGAGCAGGCATAG
- a CDS encoding DUF998 domain-containing protein, producing MTKDSRSRAPAWLALGAIAGPLLFTLGWFVIGLVSPGYPVGGDYIAPYSVVSQPISGLGMGVTALAMNLVFVLSGLLLAVGIIGAFRSMTPVHHPARHWIVAALLCLSPAGSVLAGLFDLEHPVPHLAGFLLITATPIVSFVVAGLYFRTLPGWHRFGVLLPIGSVAALILLVSFFVSFDQATTAANEGVAGLTSRALGIAVHTWFVVLGWKAWRQRG from the coding sequence ATGACCAAGGATTCTCGTTCTCGCGCGCCCGCGTGGCTCGCGCTCGGAGCCATCGCGGGTCCGCTCCTGTTCACTCTCGGCTGGTTCGTCATCGGCCTCGTCAGTCCCGGATACCCGGTGGGCGGCGACTACATCGCCCCCTACTCCGTCGTCAGCCAACCCATCAGCGGGCTGGGGATGGGGGTCACCGCCCTCGCCATGAATCTGGTGTTCGTGCTGAGCGGACTTCTCCTGGCCGTCGGGATCATCGGTGCGTTCCGGTCGATGACGCCGGTGCACCACCCCGCCCGGCACTGGATCGTCGCTGCCCTGCTCTGTCTCTCCCCCGCTGGCAGTGTCCTGGCGGGGCTGTTCGACCTGGAGCATCCGGTTCCGCACCTCGCGGGGTTCCTGCTGATCACCGCGACCCCGATCGTCAGCTTCGTCGTCGCGGGTCTCTACTTCCGCACTCTTCCGGGCTGGCACCGGTTCGGCGTCCTCCTCCCGATCGGAAGCGTGGCCGCTCTCATCCTGCTGGTGTCGTTCTTCGTGAGCTTTGACCAGGCGACCACCGCCGCCAACGAGGGCGTGGCCGGTCTCACCAGTCGCGCCCTGGGAATCGCCGTCCACACGTGGTTCGTGGTCCTGGGCTGGAAGGCCTGGCGACAGCGCGGCTAG
- a CDS encoding DMT family transporter, with translation MAWLFLVVSGLLETVWATALSFTKGFTRLWPSVVFFVSLALSMGGLAMALRTIPVGTGYAIWVGIGAIGTAIVGMVWLGEGVSVAKIVCLGLLVSGIVGLKLLH, from the coding sequence ATGGCTTGGCTTTTTCTTGTCGTGTCCGGACTTTTGGAAACCGTGTGGGCGACCGCGCTGTCGTTCACCAAGGGATTCACCCGGCTCTGGCCCTCTGTGGTCTTCTTCGTATCGCTGGCGCTCAGTATGGGTGGCCTGGCGATGGCGCTGCGCACGATCCCCGTCGGTACCGGATACGCGATCTGGGTGGGGATCGGTGCGATCGGCACCGCAATTGTCGGAATGGTGTGGCTCGGTGAGGGCGTGAGCGTCGCCAAGATCGTGTGTCTCGGGTTGCTCGTGTCCGGCATCGTCGGACTGAAGCTCCTGCACTAG